From the Argopecten irradians isolate NY chromosome 13, Ai_NY, whole genome shotgun sequence genome, one window contains:
- the LOC138305446 gene encoding uncharacterized protein yields the protein MKMIPLPKGGQFGVHGPVVCVPTNVNQSITVLPRTENENQLIRVKLKRKLSYKGHYKYEFVNTARLKTAIQFLKETNKWYKDVEIDESWENPIEENCHCVAGNIVSIQDENSIKLPIDNNNDPTEESDEDNDDKLHAMPLDTCLQPADIAQEILDQYFDQVFSVAPCEKNNPISLLMEKGIEAKAFPVLFPDGENVFSDERDTVITLCRYLHNRLMNVDNRFAQDTNFLFFAQYLSELQQVISSVSIALRKGETIGKGGQSITASMLQDQEHVKDILKKDDGYKFLRPIRGTPPYWQATQKDLFAMLRQLGLPTWFCSFSSAEMRWTEIIEAILKQQNDNREVHDLDWKSKNDILKSNPVTVARMFDHRFHTFLKEVIMSNAQPIGKIKDYFYRVEFQQRGSPHTHCLFWVEDAPKLDKDDDRDIIEFIDKYITCEMPPDCKSEMYDIVSSVQQHSKNHSKSCRKGDKECRFNFPRPPSERSFISRPRNETTDDNVSEFENGCTMNKEEAKAILDSVWREMSNDNNKSTTQEIFEELGITQDIFENACNALTKKTGVTLKRNPDSVWINQYNPHLLRCWDANMDIQYVTDAYACVVYIVSYISKAEREISQVLEHAQTEARDGNTDAEQAMKKLGSAYLHYREVSAQEATYRVCNLRLKESSRKVQFIPVGDNPIRMSLPLSVIRQKSNVDESNIWMTSLIDRYKARPKSEEFEEMCLATFCSEYRVLASSEASRAKHQTNVYALQNDLGFIMKRTRTDAAVVRYPRFSMTRAPEKYYQSVLQLFLPYRTDIQLKPNMFESYEEFYQRGCVKYKTQTVLKEVMEIVENNRLIYEKDMEILDDAQQIFEECGLQEDAWAQICPETECERIECQQQMLQIDEPNEDLGGIPDLLTNEKNSNIEICPTVISKQEGLALLRSMNEKQSEVFYKIRKWSLDKIHGQNPDAFQLFVTGGAGTGKSHLIKTVFFELTRLFAPTLSNPEDTSVLLVAPTGVAAFNIGGSTIHNALSIPVDAPLTYQPLGDEKINSLRTKLGQLQLLIIDEISMVDKKLLSYIHGRLRQIKQTGDHSPFGNVSILAVGDFYQLPPVKGKALFTKEICYDLWNDNFSIVQLDEIMRQKEDKQFADTLNRCRLKLKKEKLTPQDNGLLSGRETGELSDALHIFPCNNQVDEHNLEALHSKCENPVCIEAENWSKDERSGKMTKEVAVSGNKRSYSLQQSLWLAIGARVMLTKNVDVTDGLVNGAFGIVTNLVTDNLDTISKITHIEVCFDNKRIGLKQGMKFGNEVKVMLDRYEEYNGRNKRYIRRQFPLKLAWACTVHKVQGLTTEKAVVSLEKVFAPGQAYVALSRVTSLNGLTIVGFNEKAIFCNPKIKEAMENMPLFLCDSAGGNPDLTTIIYHNTEGFLSHIRDINVNRQIQTADYLCFTETWLPDFTGGDINVKNFSLVHSQSRQESYNVTHDLHCQQHGGVAVFTRHNDKIQHIDFEIENLEYVAFDVKGVTVVTIYRPQSYCVTEFRKTLLHLLQKVNQHSKGSIVLGDFNQNILLNTSSLKNAMEEKGYRQYVTEATTERGTLIDHVYVKGVDIGNVEVIPCYYSFHEMVKVSFY from the coding sequence ATGAAAATGATACCACTGCCAAAAGGAGGTCAGTTTGGAGTTCATGGACCTGTTGTATGTGTTCCAACAAACGTAAATCAATCCATCACTGTCTTACCAAGGACTGAAAATGAAAACCAGTTGATACGTGTGAAATTAAAGAggaaattatcatacaaagGACACTATAAGTATGAATTTGTAAATACAGCTCGACTTAAAACAGCAATACAATTTTTGAAGGAAACAAATAAGTGGTATAAGGATGTAGAAATTGATGAGTCATGGGAAAATCCAATTGAAGAAAATTGTCATTGTGTAGCAGGGAACATTGTTTCTATTCAAGATGAAAACAGCATTAAACTTCCAATCGATAACAATAATGACCCGACAGAGGAAAGTGATGAGGATAATGATGACAAATTACATGCCATGCCATTAGATACCTGTCTACAACCAGCAGACATAGCTCAGGAAATTTTAGATCAGTATTTTGATCAAGTATTTTCAGTTGCACCATGTGAGAAAAACAACCCAATCAGTCTTTTAATGGAAAAGGGCATAGAAGCAAAGGCATTTCCCGTACTATTTCCAGATGGTGAGAATGTGTTCAGTGATGAACGTGACACAGTGATAAcattatgtagatatttacaCAATAGGCTGATGAATGTTGACAACAGATTTGCACAAGACACAAATTTCCTATTTTTTGCTCAGTACTTATCTGAACTACAGCAAGTGATATCGAGTGTGTCAATAGCTTTAAGAAAAGGTGAGACAATTGGAAAAGGTGGTCAAAGTATAACTGCAAGTATGCTACAAGATCAAGAGCATGTTAAAGATATCCTGAAAAAAGATGATGGCTACAAATTTCTTAGACCTATTAGAGGCACTCCTCCATACTGGCAAGCTACACAGAAAGATCTTTTTGCTATGTTGAGACAACTCGGGCTTCCAACGTGGTTTTGTTCATTTTCTTCAGCTGAAATGAGATGGACTGAGATTATTGAAGCTATTCTCAAGCAACAAAATGACAACCGGGAAGTTCATGATTTGGACTGGAAAtcaaaaaatgacattttaaagaGCAATCCTGTCACTGTTGCTAGAATGTTTGACCATAGGTTCCATACATTTCTGAAAGAGGTAATTATGTCAAATGCACAGCCTATAGGTAAAATCAAAGACTACTTCTACAGAGTTGAGTTTCAACAAAGGGGATCACCACACACACATTGCTTATTCTGGGTAGAAGATGCTCCAAaactagacaaagatgatgacAGGGATATAATTGAGTTTATAGATAAGTATATTACTTGTGAAATGCCACCAGATTGTAAATCTGAAATGTATGACATAGTATCTAGTGTGCAACAGCACAGTAAGAACCATTCAAAATCTTGTAGAAAAGGTGATAAAGAGTGCAGATTCAATTTTCCGAGACCACCATCAGAGAGATCATTTATTTCACGTCCCAGAAATGAAACCACAGATGATAATGTGTCGGAGTTTGAGAACGGGTGTACCATGAATAAAGAAGAAGCTAAGGCAATCTTAGATAGTGTTTGGAGAGAAATGTCTAATGACaacaataaatcaacaactcaAGAAATATTTGAAGAGTTGGGAATAACACaggatatttttgaaaatgcatGCAATGCCCTAACCAAAAAAACAGGTGTAACATTGAAAAGAAACCCTGATAGTGTTTGGATTAATCAGTACAATCCCCATCTACTGCGTTGTTGGGATGCAAACATGGacatacagtatgtaacagatgcATATGCTTGTGTGGTTTACATTGTTTCCTATATATCAAAAGCAGAAAGAGAAATAAGTCAAGTTCTAGAGCATGCTCAAACAGAGGCCAGAGATGGAAATACAGATGCTGAACAAGCAATGAAAAAGCTGGGAAGTGCATATCTCCACTACAGGGAAGTCAGTGCTCAAGAGGCAACATATAGAGTGTGTAATCTGAGGCTAAAAGAAAGTTCTAGAAAGGTACAGTTTATTCCTGTGGGGGACAATCCTATTAGAATGAGTTTACCATTGTCAGTTATACGTCAGAAATCCAATGTTGATGAGAGTAATATCTGGATGACAAGTTTAATAGACAGGTACAAGGCTAGACCAAAAAGTGAGGAATTTGAGGAAATGTGTTTAGCAACATTTTGTTCAGAATACAGAGTACTGGCATCTAGTGAGGCGTCTAGAGCAAAACATCAAACTAATGTGTATGCATTGCAAAATGATTTAGGTTTCATAATGAAAAGAACACGTACAGATGCAGCTGTGGTACGATACCCAAGATTTTCCATGACTCGAGCCCCTGAAAAGTATTATCAAAGCGTGTTGCAGCTCTTTTTACCATATCGGACTGACATTCAATTGAAACCAAATATGTTTGAAAGCTATGAAGAATTCTATCAGAGAGGCTGTGTCAAATATAAGACTCAAACAGTGTTGAAAGAAGTGATGGAAATTGTTGAAAATAATCgtttgatatatgaaaaagatATGGAAATCTTAGATGATGCTCAACAAATATTTGAGGAGTGTGGATTGCAAGAAGATGCATGGGCACAGATCTGTCCTGAAACAGAATGTGAACGAATTGAATGCCAACAACAAATGCTACAAATTGATGAGCCTAATGAGGATCTTGGTGGAATTCCAGATTtattaacaaatgaaaaaaacagCAATATAGAAATTTGTCCAACAGTGATATCAAAACAAGAAGGCCTTGCATTATTACGATCGATGAATGAGAAACAAAGTGAGGTATTTTACAAGATAAGGAAATGGTCTTTAGACAAAATCCATGGTCAAAATCCAGATGCATTCCAACTTTTTGTAACTGGTGGTGCTGGTACAGGAAAGTCACATTTGATAAAAACAGTGTTTTTTGAATTGACAAGACTTTTTGCTCCAACATTGTCTAATCCTGAGGATACTTCAGTACTACTTGTTGCTCCAACTGGTGTCGCAGCTTTCAATATAGGTGGCTCTACTATTCATAATGCATTATCAATACCTGTAGATGCACCACTGACATACCAACCTCTAGGTGATGAGAAGATCAATTCTTTGCGCACAAAACTTGGTCAGTTACAGCTACTTATTATTGACGAAATATCAATGGTTGACAAGAAATTACTGTCCTATATACATGGAAGACTGAGACAAATTAAACAGACAGGTGACCACTCTCCATTTGGTAACGTTAGTATACTTGCTGTAGGAGACTTTTACCAACTTCCTCCTGTTAAAGGAAAGGCTCTGTTTACTAAAGAAATCTGTTATGATTTATGGAATGATAATTTTTCTATAGTACAGTTAGATGAAATAATGCGCCAGAAAGAAGACAAGCAGTTTGCTGATACACTTAACCGATGCAGATTAAAACTTAAGAAGGAAAAGTTAACTCCACAAGACAATGGTTTGCTGTCTGGTAGAGAAACTGGTGAGCTGAGTGATGCTTTACATATATTTCCTTGCAATAATCAAGTTGATGAGCACAACTTGGAGGCATTACATTCTAAGTGTGAAAACCCTGTATGTATTGAAGCAGAGAACTGGTCAAAAGATGAGCGAAGTGGGAAAATGACTAAAGAAGTCGCAGTTTCTGGAAATAAAAGATCATATTCTCTTCAGCAATCATTATGGCTTGCAATAGGAGCACGTGTCATGCTTACCAAAAATGTAGATGTAACAGATGGATTAGTAAATGGGGCATTTGGTATAGTTACAAATCTCGTGACTGATAATTTAGatacaatttcaaaaataaccCACATAGAAGTATGTTTTGACAATAAAAGAATTGGATTAAAACAGGGTATGAAATTTGGAAATGAAGTAAAAGTTATGTTAGACCGTTATGAAGAATATAATGGGCGAAATAAACGATACATCAGAAGACAATTTCCACTTAAACTTGCATGGGCATGTACTGTTCACAAAGTACAAGGGCTTACAACAGAAAAAGCTGTAGTTTCACTGGAAAAAGTGTTTGCACCAGGACAAGCATATGTGGCATTAAGTCGTGTTACATCATTGAATGGACTGACAATAGTTGGTTTTAACGAGAAAGCAATTTTCTGTAACCCCAAAATTAAAGAGGCGATGGAAAACATGCCTTTGTTTCTATGTGACTCTGCTGGAGGAAACCCAGATCTAACTACCATTATTTATCACAATACTGAGggatttttatcacatatcagAGATATAAATGTCAACAGGCAGATACAAACTGCAGATTATTTATGTTTCACAGAAACATGGTTACCAGATTTCACTGGAGGTGATATCAATGTGAAGAATTTCTCACTAGTACATAGTCAATCCAGACAAGAATCCTACAATGTGACGCATGATCTCCACTGTCAACAACATGGCGGAGTAGCAGTATTTACCAGGCATAATGACAAGATTCAACACATAgattttgaaatagaaaaccTGGAATATGTAGCATTTGATGTGAAAGGAGTAACTGTAGTTACTATATATCGTCCTCAGTCATACTGTGTCACAGAATTTAGGAAAACACTTCTTCACTTGTTACAAAAAGTAAATCAACATAGTAAGGGGTCTATCGTATTGGGTGATTTTAACCAGAACATTTTACTTAATACATCTTCATTGAAGAATGCAATGGAAGAAAAAGGTTACAGGCAATATGTTACAGAAGCAACAACTGAACGTGGAACTCTTATTGACCATGTTTATGTAAAGGGTGTTGATATTGGAAATGTTGAGGTGATACCATGTTACTATAGTTTTCATGAAATGGTAAAAGTAAGTTTTTACTGA
- the LOC138305447 gene encoding uncharacterized protein PF3D7_1120000-like, which translates to MKGLEINKQKFEIGRQSLMRRKAKSYSRRNQLQKEQMRKKRIKKSMLMDYSTENEQETDIVNTENFVTSKRAAADKERYHMNENRKTKLKRTSCLKYKANASHRESVKEASKKKYILNVDYAEIKKETAKTRYHGDTIYRESVNDALKMKYKLDEVHREKVKVQSRQVSKRKYDIEEIRESKIQASKSKYRCDEKYQRNLQLASKRRYELNEKHRENVKQVSKIKYELNEKHRENRKQTSKLKYELNEKHRENVKQASKRKYEQNEKHRENVKQASKIKYELIEKHRENVKQASKRKYELNEKHRENVKQASKKKV; encoded by the coding sequence ATGAAAGGACTTGAAATCAATAAACAGAAGTTTGAGATTGGAAGACAGTCTCTAATGAGAAGGAAGGCAAAATCATATAGTAGAAGAAATCAGCTTCAGAAAGAGCAAATGAGGAAAAAACGGATAAAAAAATCTATGTTAATGGATTATTCAACAGAAAATGAACAAGAAACAGACATTGTAAACACTGAAAACTTTGTTACTTCTAAAAGAGCAGCAGCAGATAAAGAAAGGTACCACATGAATGAAAAtcgtaaaacaaaattgaaaagaaCATCATGCTTAAAATACAAAGCAAATGCATCTCACAGAGAATCTGTAAAAGAAGCAAGCAAGAAAAAGTACATTTTGAATGTTGACTATGCAGAAATTAAGAAAGAGACTGCAAAGACACGGTACCATGGTGATACCATTTATAGAGAAAGTGTAAATGAtgcattaaaaatgaaatacaagcTAGATGAGGTCCATAGAGAAAAAGTGAAGGTACAGTCAAGGCAAGTGTCAAAGAGAAAATATGATATTGAGGAAATCAGGGAATCAAAGATACAAGCTTCAAAAAGTAAATACAGATGTGATGAAAAATACCAGCGAAATTTGCAGCTGGCATCAAAAAGAAGGTATGAACTGAATGAGAAACACAGAGAAAATGTGAAGCAAGTATCAAAAATAAAGTATGAACTAAATGAGAAACACAGAGAAAACAGGAAACAGACATCAAAATTAAAGTATGAACTTAATGAGAAACACAGAGAAAATGTGAAACAGGCATCAAAAAGAAAGTATGAACAAAATGAGAAACACAGAGAAAACGTAAAACAGGCATCAAAAATAAAGTATGAACTTATTGAGAAACACAGAGAAAATGTGAAGCAGGCATCAAAAAGAAAGTATGAACTTAATGAGAAACACAGAGAAAATGTGAAGCAGGCATCAAAAAAGAAAGTATGA